In Desulfosediminicola ganghwensis, a single window of DNA contains:
- the hisD gene encoding histidinol dehydrogenase has protein sequence MIITPVSTTSPEGNDIISDLLQRFQDADNSCQHVVEEILHNVRTRGDDAVVEYGRKFDAPNLSVEQLQASAEEMQAAYTAVGEEFLETLSLAIERVQSFHEREMEDSWMQTREDGTIVGRLVRPVDSAGLYVPGGQGGSTPLVSSVLMNGIPAAIAGVPERVMMTPPDADGKISPHLLVAAQEIGITQIFKAGSAWAVGALAYGTRTIPKVDVIVGPGNQFVTEAKRLVSGMVRIDMIAGPSEVLIVADETAKVENIAADMLAQAEHDTLALAVVVTTDRELAEAIPAELERQLGELSREEIARKSLADRGVILIAENLEEAVSLANDIAIEHLEMMIADPWSQVPFIRHAGAIFLGSHTPEAAGDYLAGPNHVLPTMGTARFASALGVETFLKKSSIISYSERALKADSEHIQRLARLEGLTAHANSVAVRVK, from the coding sequence ATGATTATAACACCTGTATCTACAACCAGCCCGGAAGGAAATGACATTATTTCCGATTTATTGCAACGTTTTCAGGACGCAGACAATTCCTGTCAGCACGTGGTTGAAGAGATTCTGCATAATGTGCGCACCAGAGGCGATGACGCAGTTGTCGAGTATGGACGAAAATTTGATGCTCCGAACCTGTCTGTGGAGCAGCTGCAGGCATCTGCGGAAGAAATGCAGGCTGCTTATACTGCAGTCGGTGAAGAATTTTTGGAGACATTGTCCCTGGCAATAGAGCGTGTTCAGTCATTTCACGAGCGTGAGATGGAAGATTCCTGGATGCAGACACGGGAGGACGGGACCATCGTAGGCAGGCTGGTGCGGCCGGTTGACTCGGCAGGGCTCTATGTACCTGGCGGCCAGGGTGGTTCGACCCCACTGGTTTCTTCAGTTTTGATGAACGGTATACCGGCTGCAATAGCTGGTGTTCCTGAGCGGGTGATGATGACACCGCCGGATGCTGATGGTAAGATCAGCCCGCATCTGCTGGTGGCGGCCCAGGAAATCGGCATCACCCAGATTTTTAAGGCAGGTTCAGCCTGGGCGGTTGGCGCTCTCGCCTATGGTACCCGCACTATTCCGAAAGTTGATGTGATTGTCGGTCCGGGCAATCAGTTTGTTACCGAGGCCAAAAGGCTTGTCTCTGGCATGGTCCGTATCGATATGATCGCAGGGCCGTCGGAAGTGTTGATTGTGGCGGACGAGACTGCCAAAGTGGAAAATATAGCTGCCGACATGCTTGCCCAGGCAGAACACGACACCCTGGCTTTAGCTGTGGTTGTAACCACCGACCGGGAATTGGCAGAGGCTATACCGGCGGAGCTTGAGCGTCAGCTCGGGGAGCTTTCCCGTGAAGAGATTGCCAGGAAATCTCTCGCCGATCGTGGTGTGATCCTGATTGCGGAAAACCTGGAGGAGGCGGTCAGCCTTGCCAACGATATCGCCATTGAGCATCTGGAAATGATGATTGCAGACCCTTGGTCGCAGGTTCCGTTTATTCGCCATGCAGGTGCGATCTTTCTTGGCAGCCACACTCCGGAAGCAGCGGGCGATTATCTCGCAGGCCCGAACCATGTGCTGCCCACCATGGGCACGGCGCGCTTTGCTTCAGCGCTTGGTGTTGAGACCTTTCTAAAGAAGAGTTCAATCATCAGTTATTCAGAGAGAGCCCTCAAGGCAGATAGTGAGCATATTCAGAGGCTGGCCAGATTGGAAGGTCTCACCGCCCATGCCAACTCTGTTGCGGTGCGGGTAAAATAG
- the rsmG gene encoding 16S rRNA (guanine(527)-N(7))-methyltransferase RsmG: protein MSESKTIFTQKLEKGLAILEISLSGEAVERLFVYFTELRKWSRKVNLIAKGATYEEIVENHFIDSLTLLPLLEGGDVHLLDVGSGAGFPGLVLKAARPEMRLTLVEPRLKRISFLKHVARTLKLEGVEALACRVEDERLLPSDQDFTHVTSRAVSEVGPFLEMVSRFSNPGLQVICMKGPKWQQELERAETIVRENGYVQSKTLSCRLPFSGAERNMLVFLTNTRL from the coding sequence GTGAGCGAGAGTAAAACCATCTTTACCCAAAAGCTTGAAAAGGGTCTGGCTATCCTGGAAATTTCCCTTTCCGGGGAGGCCGTGGAGCGCCTTTTTGTGTACTTCACAGAGTTAAGGAAATGGAGTCGCAAGGTGAACCTGATAGCCAAAGGGGCAACGTATGAAGAGATCGTCGAAAATCATTTTATCGACTCCCTGACCCTGTTGCCACTACTTGAAGGTGGGGATGTTCATCTGTTGGATGTGGGTTCAGGTGCTGGTTTTCCCGGGCTTGTGTTGAAAGCCGCCAGGCCTGAAATGCGGCTTACACTGGTGGAGCCACGTCTGAAGCGCATATCTTTTCTCAAGCATGTGGCCCGTACCTTGAAACTTGAAGGTGTTGAGGCACTGGCCTGCAGGGTGGAAGATGAGCGGTTGCTGCCCTCTGATCAGGATTTCACCCATGTAACGAGCAGGGCAGTGAGTGAGGTAGGACCGTTTCTGGAGATGGTTTCGCGGTTTTCAAATCCCGGATTGCAAGTGATCTGTATGAAGGGACCGAAGTGGCAGCAGGAGTTGGAGAGAGCGGAAACGATTGTGCGTGAAAATGGTTATGTGCAATCGAAGACCCTTTCCTGCCGACTGCCTTTTTCCGGTGCAGAGCGAAATATGCTGGTTTTCCTGACGAATACCCGCTTGTAG
- a CDS encoding sigma 54-interacting transcriptional regulator has protein sequence MKKQLIAEHLHHSLIFSEVGRSDLEAYADCCRVQIVQEGEYVYRQGDSSELFYVVAQGEVELVLEREDGDSRVVGRVAQGGHFGETSMITGKPRSLSVKALFDLVLICFERRIFRSVLLVNPLVHKKFDEALAERLRVAYLDQADTASHNDPHAKSSADDVILFRERNLSQIKLRRLEKKKQSIIYHSKSARQAQTVISAFAANNEPYILTGESGTGKKIIARQIHAESSRFEGPYVEIDLREHDPVLLEKKLFGTKQVNSPFGMAQQSGIFERGYGGTIAFHEIRLMPQDIQEKVVEAMERNTFSHVDSDEPIAMQSRVVFTSTQDLDHLENTGKIIPELLQIFQRQHFSVPALREHKRDLPRLIEHYLGRYSKEYGKSILKVSPETLGNLMNYDWPGNLTELSSVIRRAVMLAKEEELLSDNILLGLPKTEGKWEFNLLRIPFFRAFLTSKKFPTLPQGVVGVVIAATVLALFLGSTEPEKNVGLIMSWAIGWPLLFFSFFFLARTWCSVCTLAMPGKQLQSLIKPKKNTPYFIKNYSGWIMAVLCILVLWVEIVWNAYRNPVLTGWIILAVTIGSCVCSVLFSRRTWCRYLCPLGAINAIFAMPSILELRSNRHVCLNRCTEHNCFGGGEVQGGCPMFRHPYLVDNNRDCIFCGDCVKNCRNSSIHLNLRLAPQELWSLQTPRRADSFLIVALGAIFFPFALHSEFSTLVLWLNGMLANYNIWLPNALTGSVIFFLGILIFQIGYYLMVQVQSWKGGMDREFLLPMLGYGFIPLILGGYMAVHFEVFVSEAGSILPAIKHAFGQEAVFDHSRLLSPDSTFVLQIFTVVGGLLASMYATYRIIARGVNDVIVDSAVLAIPFSFLITLAVLFVVMI, from the coding sequence ATGAAGAAGCAACTTATAGCAGAACATCTCCATCATTCTCTTATCTTTTCAGAGGTAGGTCGCTCCGATCTCGAAGCTTATGCGGATTGCTGCAGGGTTCAGATCGTGCAGGAGGGCGAGTATGTCTATCGCCAGGGGGATAGCAGTGAGTTGTTTTACGTGGTTGCCCAGGGCGAAGTTGAGCTGGTATTAGAACGTGAGGACGGAGACAGTCGGGTTGTAGGCCGTGTTGCACAGGGCGGCCATTTCGGTGAGACCAGTATGATTACCGGAAAGCCCCGATCCCTGAGCGTCAAAGCGCTTTTTGATCTGGTATTGATCTGTTTTGAGCGGAGGATTTTTCGTTCCGTGCTGCTGGTGAACCCGCTGGTGCACAAGAAATTTGATGAAGCCCTTGCCGAGAGACTGCGTGTGGCCTATCTGGATCAGGCCGATACAGCCAGCCACAATGATCCCCATGCAAAATCCAGCGCCGATGATGTAATCCTGTTCAGGGAAAGAAATCTTTCGCAGATCAAGTTGCGCAGACTTGAAAAGAAAAAACAGTCGATTATCTACCACTCGAAGAGCGCCCGTCAGGCTCAGACTGTTATCAGTGCTTTTGCGGCCAATAACGAGCCGTACATCCTTACTGGAGAGTCCGGTACCGGAAAGAAAATCATTGCCCGCCAGATTCATGCCGAGAGCAGTCGTTTTGAAGGCCCATATGTAGAGATAGACCTGCGGGAGCATGACCCGGTTTTGCTGGAGAAGAAGCTGTTCGGTACGAAGCAGGTAAACTCGCCGTTTGGCATGGCTCAGCAGTCTGGAATATTTGAACGTGGTTATGGTGGCACCATCGCCTTTCACGAAATTCGCCTGATGCCGCAGGATATCCAGGAGAAGGTGGTGGAGGCCATGGAGAGAAACACCTTCTCCCATGTTGATTCCGACGAGCCTATCGCCATGCAGTCGAGAGTTGTGTTCACTTCGACCCAGGATCTTGATCATCTTGAAAATACCGGCAAGATCATCCCGGAGTTGCTGCAGATATTCCAGCGTCAGCACTTCAGTGTGCCTGCATTACGGGAGCATAAACGTGATCTGCCGCGACTGATTGAGCATTATCTCGGTCGGTACAGCAAAGAGTATGGGAAAAGTATCCTGAAGGTGTCCCCGGAAACTCTGGGTAATCTGATGAACTATGACTGGCCTGGCAATCTCACCGAACTTTCCAGTGTGATAAGAAGGGCTGTGATGTTGGCCAAGGAAGAGGAACTGCTCTCGGATAATATCCTCCTGGGATTACCCAAGACTGAGGGGAAGTGGGAATTCAACCTGCTGCGGATTCCGTTTTTCAGGGCGTTTCTGACCTCCAAAAAATTCCCTACCTTGCCGCAGGGAGTGGTTGGTGTGGTAATTGCTGCCACCGTGCTGGCGCTTTTTCTCGGTTCCACTGAACCTGAAAAGAATGTCGGCCTCATCATGAGTTGGGCGATCGGCTGGCCTCTGCTTTTCTTCTCTTTCTTTTTCCTGGCCAGAACATGGTGCAGTGTCTGTACTCTTGCTATGCCGGGTAAGCAACTGCAAAGCCTGATAAAACCCAAAAAGAATACGCCCTATTTCATCAAAAATTATTCGGGCTGGATCATGGCGGTGCTCTGCATTCTGGTGCTTTGGGTTGAGATTGTCTGGAACGCGTATCGCAACCCTGTCCTGACCGGTTGGATTATTCTGGCTGTAACCATTGGTTCCTGCGTCTGCAGTGTGCTCTTTTCACGCAGAACCTGGTGTCGTTATCTCTGCCCGCTGGGAGCGATTAACGCCATCTTTGCCATGCCGTCTATTCTGGAGCTTCGCTCCAACAGGCATGTCTGCCTTAACCGCTGTACAGAGCACAATTGCTTTGGTGGCGGGGAGGTTCAAGGTGGTTGCCCTATGTTCAGGCATCCATACCTTGTTGATAATAACAGGGACTGTATATTCTGTGGCGACTGTGTGAAAAACTGCCGTAACAGTTCCATTCATCTGAATCTCCGACTGGCACCGCAGGAGCTTTGGTCACTGCAGACTCCGAGAAGGGCTGATTCGTTTCTGATCGTTGCGCTCGGGGCAATTTTTTTCCCTTTCGCTCTGCATAGCGAGTTCTCAACGCTGGTCCTGTGGTTGAACGGAATGCTGGCAAACTATAACATCTGGCTGCCCAATGCACTAACCGGTTCCGTTATATTCTTCCTGGGAATTCTGATATTTCAGATTGGCTATTACCTGATGGTACAGGTCCAGTCATGGAAGGGCGGAATGGATAGGGAGTTTCTCCTGCCAATGCTTGGTTATGGCTTTATTCCGCTCATTCTGGGTGGATATATGGCGGTGCATTTCGAGGTTTTTGTCAGTGAGGCAGGAAGTATATTACCGGCGATAAAGCATGCATTTGGTCAGGAGGCGGTATTTGACCACTCCAGACTGCTCAGCCCTGACAGTACCTTTGTATTGCAGATATTTACTGTGGTTGGCGGATTGCTGGCATCGATGTATGCCACTTACCGTATAATCGCCAGAGGAGTGAACGATGTAATTGTGGATTCAGCTGTTCTGGCGATTCCCTTTAGCTTCCTGATTACTCTGGCCGTTTTGTTTGTGGTGATGATCTGA
- a CDS encoding HD domain-containing protein, producing MSPTIPNTSRCLALIDDFSMLENIRRHSLMVARVAATLHQGLTEVSTAVPSQEIILAGALLHDIAKTRCLEEGCAHAETGAAICKDLGYPEIAEIVANHVLLSHFDQKRYSRGEFNATEIVYYADKRVLHDRIVSLDERLEYILEKYGAGNLLRESVIKENFLHCQKLEIQLFSHLPFSADDTEKMVQQRNWTDINLHHYPPLCN from the coding sequence ATGTCCCCTACCATCCCCAATACATCGCGCTGTCTCGCCCTGATTGACGATTTTTCCATGCTGGAAAATATTCGGCGCCATTCGCTCATGGTGGCCCGGGTTGCCGCCACACTGCACCAGGGACTTACAGAGGTCAGCACCGCCGTCCCTTCGCAGGAAATTATACTTGCGGGAGCGCTGTTACACGATATCGCCAAAACGCGATGTCTTGAAGAAGGATGCGCCCATGCAGAGACCGGAGCGGCAATCTGTAAGGACCTTGGTTATCCCGAAATTGCCGAAATCGTCGCCAACCACGTTCTCTTGTCTCATTTTGACCAGAAGCGTTACAGCCGTGGTGAATTTAACGCCACGGAGATTGTCTATTACGCCGACAAAAGAGTCCTTCATGATCGCATAGTTTCACTGGACGAACGGCTCGAATACATTCTTGAGAAGTATGGGGCTGGCAACCTGCTCAGGGAATCAGTCATCAAAGAAAATTTTCTCCATTGCCAGAAACTCGAAATACAGTTGTTCTCACACCTTCCTTTTTCCGCAGATGATACCGAAAAGATGGTACAGCAAAGAAACTGGACCGACATCAATCTTCACCATTATCCGCCCCTCTGTAACTGA
- the hemE gene encoding uroporphyrinogen decarboxylase, producing MNDTFLRACRGEKTDYTPIWMMRQAGRYLPEYQKVRGNVTFLELCKSPELCVEVTLQPIDLLNMDAAILFSDILILMEAMGAPLDFHEGKGPVFATTVRDQASLDKLIIPDPDEATGFVMETIKLLKKELKVPLIGFAGAPFTCATYLIEGGSSKVFWETKKLMFTQPELFHGLMEKITEATILYLQAQARAGAQALQLFDSWAGILAPCDYEEFAYPYVRKILASLKQYDVPLIYFANNGATLLEYSAESGADVVGLDWRINIKDAIARVGNKAVQGNIDPFALLLPEDKLKNRIQRLLDDAKDARGHIFNLGHGIHQFTPPAQAKLAVDLVHELSSK from the coding sequence ATGAACGATACATTTCTGAGGGCTTGTCGCGGTGAGAAAACAGACTATACTCCAATCTGGATGATGCGCCAGGCAGGCCGCTACCTGCCCGAATATCAAAAGGTTCGTGGTAACGTTACCTTTCTGGAGCTCTGCAAATCACCCGAACTCTGTGTGGAAGTTACCCTGCAGCCCATCGACCTTCTTAATATGGATGCAGCGATTCTCTTCTCAGACATCCTCATCCTCATGGAGGCCATGGGCGCTCCATTGGATTTCCACGAAGGTAAAGGCCCCGTATTCGCCACCACCGTCCGGGACCAGGCCAGCCTGGACAAACTGATTATTCCGGACCCGGATGAGGCCACAGGCTTTGTCATGGAGACCATCAAGCTCCTGAAAAAAGAGCTGAAAGTACCGCTGATTGGTTTTGCCGGTGCCCCATTCACCTGTGCCACCTACCTGATTGAAGGCGGCAGCTCGAAAGTGTTCTGGGAAACCAAAAAGCTCATGTTTACCCAGCCTGAGCTGTTCCACGGCCTGATGGAAAAAATCACCGAGGCGACCATTCTCTACCTGCAGGCCCAGGCCCGGGCTGGTGCCCAGGCACTGCAGCTTTTCGACAGCTGGGCTGGCATCCTCGCCCCATGCGACTATGAAGAGTTCGCCTATCCATATGTTCGTAAAATTCTGGCCAGCCTGAAGCAATATGATGTCCCGCTGATTTATTTCGCCAATAACGGTGCTACGCTGCTGGAGTACTCGGCAGAATCGGGTGCAGACGTGGTTGGCCTTGACTGGCGCATAAATATCAAAGACGCCATCGCCAGGGTTGGCAATAAAGCTGTTCAGGGGAATATTGATCCTTTTGCCTTGCTGCTGCCGGAAGACAAGCTGAAAAACCGCATCCAGAGGTTACTCGATGATGCCAAAGATGCCAGAGGCCATATTTTCAATCTTGGTCACGGCATTCATCAGTTCACTCCGCCTGCACAGGCAAAGCTTGCCGTCGATCTGGTCCATGAACTGAGCAGCAAATAA
- a CDS encoding radical SAM/SPASM domain-containing protein, whose protein sequence is MEFEPKWIAWETTRRCNLKCVHCRSSSELEANEHPDFSLEEAKKILDDIASYASPVVVLSGGEPLLREDIFDIARYGSDLGFRMCMATNGTLVTEEICRKMKDSDIRMVSLSLDGACAETHDDFRNQKGAFEGTMKAIELFNAHGIPFLVNSSFTVRNQKEIPEIYKLVKGLGATAWYMFMIVPTGRGEDIMAELIPEKLYDEILEWHYQVEKEENELLMRPTCAPHYYRIVRQKAKEEGENFKRRNLKFSTGGSKGCLAGQLICLIDVDGEVLPCSYFPKSAGNIKTTEFKKIWEESDLFLQLRDFKSYKGKCGECEYVGVCGGCRARSYAMTGDFLAPEPFCSYTPLRIQKK, encoded by the coding sequence ATGGAATTTGAGCCAAAGTGGATAGCCTGGGAAACAACCCGTCGCTGCAATTTAAAATGCGTGCATTGCCGGTCGTCTTCCGAACTTGAGGCCAATGAACACCCCGATTTTTCTTTAGAAGAAGCAAAAAAGATACTTGATGACATCGCCTCTTACGCCAGTCCTGTTGTTGTTTTGTCGGGCGGCGAGCCGCTGTTGCGGGAAGACATCTTCGATATTGCCAGATACGGGTCAGACCTCGGTTTCAGGATGTGCATGGCCACCAACGGCACCCTGGTCACAGAAGAAATCTGCAGGAAAATGAAAGATTCGGATATCCGAATGGTTTCCCTGAGCCTCGATGGTGCCTGTGCCGAAACCCATGACGACTTCCGCAATCAAAAAGGTGCGTTTGAAGGCACGATGAAGGCCATCGAGCTTTTTAATGCCCACGGTATTCCTTTCCTGGTCAACTCGTCATTCACGGTTCGTAACCAGAAAGAGATTCCTGAAATTTATAAGCTGGTCAAAGGACTTGGCGCCACTGCCTGGTACATGTTCATGATCGTGCCCACCGGTCGTGGCGAGGATATCATGGCTGAGCTCATTCCGGAAAAACTTTACGACGAAATTCTGGAATGGCATTACCAGGTGGAAAAGGAAGAAAACGAACTGCTGATGCGCCCCACCTGTGCCCCGCATTATTATCGCATTGTTCGCCAAAAGGCCAAGGAAGAGGGAGAGAACTTCAAGCGGCGCAACCTGAAGTTTTCCACAGGCGGTTCAAAGGGCTGCCTCGCCGGCCAGCTTATCTGCTTGATCGACGTTGATGGCGAAGTCCTGCCTTGCAGCTATTTCCCAAAATCTGCCGGTAACATCAAGACCACCGAATTCAAAAAGATCTGGGAAGAGTCCGATCTGTTTCTGCAGTTGCGCGATTTCAAGAGTTACAAAGGCAAATGCGGAGAATGCGAATATGTCGGCGTATGCGGCGGGTGCCGAGCCAGGTCATACGCCATGACAGGTGATTTCCTTGCTCCTGAACCTTTCTGCAGCTATACTCCACTGAGAATACAAAAAAAGTAA
- a CDS encoding ADP-ribosylglycohydrolase family protein — MKTNSKAMVLASFAADSLALGAHWIYDTSKIETELGIVDQLRPPVPNSFHSSKEKGDFTHYGDQALLLLRHLAENGGFDLHTFANAWQQFSNSYSGYRDSATRKTLEALECGASAEDCGSNSSDLGGPARIAPLIHWYKHDPELLMKFARQQTRLTHKGAGIAATTDFIVHASLKVLGGIAPQQAIETLVDDGLADIDLDMRVRSSLETVADDSREVITRFGQMCSTSAALPGAVHLICAYQDNLQEALVQNVMAGGDSAARGMIVGMILGAYQGLDGLEQNWLKEMRATEAINNYLDKA; from the coding sequence ATGAAAACGAATAGTAAGGCCATGGTTCTCGCTTCCTTTGCCGCCGATTCACTCGCTCTCGGCGCTCACTGGATTTATGACACCAGCAAAATAGAGACCGAGCTCGGTATAGTCGATCAACTCCGACCACCAGTCCCGAATTCGTTCCATTCCTCCAAAGAAAAAGGTGACTTCACTCACTATGGTGACCAAGCCCTGCTACTTCTTCGTCATCTCGCCGAAAACGGTGGCTTTGACCTCCATACTTTTGCCAATGCGTGGCAGCAATTCAGCAACAGCTATTCAGGTTATCGGGACAGTGCAACCAGGAAAACGCTTGAAGCGTTGGAGTGTGGTGCTTCAGCCGAAGATTGCGGCTCAAACTCAAGCGATCTCGGCGGACCGGCACGCATAGCTCCCCTGATTCATTGGTACAAACATGATCCGGAACTGCTTATGAAATTCGCCCGACAACAGACCCGTCTCACCCACAAGGGAGCCGGAATTGCGGCAACGACTGATTTTATAGTCCACGCTTCACTGAAAGTGCTCGGTGGAATTGCTCCGCAACAGGCAATTGAGACCCTGGTTGATGATGGTCTTGCAGATATCGATCTCGATATGCGGGTACGGAGCAGTCTGGAAACCGTAGCCGATGACAGTCGCGAAGTTATTACCCGTTTCGGCCAGATGTGCAGTACCAGCGCAGCCCTGCCCGGAGCTGTTCACCTCATCTGCGCCTACCAGGACAACTTGCAGGAAGCTCTGGTACAAAACGTCATGGCGGGGGGAGACTCAGCAGCCCGGGGCATGATAGTCGGTATGATTCTTGGAGCATACCAGGGACTTGACGGGCTTGAACAAAACTGGCTCAAAGAAATGCGGGCCACCGAGGCAATCAACAATTATCTGGATAAAGCCTGA
- a CDS encoding ribose-phosphate diphosphokinase: protein MALKSSLVVVANEASTVLGRKVADILGVEFSEMVRKTFADGECYHAFPSSIAGKNLIIVGATHSEAAYQELLDLIQGGRYWNAASINVVIPYLGYSTMERARPFSFEIPKGITRARQIFQARPDFVAFVDLHSEAVLHAHAGAIRTHHIWTDSLVVEKIRQSDLTDYVLVSPDYGFSKRVARLASLLDCPHTAADKDRYDTDKTIVSQVSSVVKNRTAIVCDDMIRTGGSIVQTALRCLDAGARDVVVMATHLVLAGQAEEKLAASPIQRIIGSDSYPGRTSNTLLDVYSVAPLLADVMRKYLHLDNDLK, encoded by the coding sequence ATGGCTCTGAAATCAAGTCTGGTAGTTGTCGCCAACGAGGCGTCAACAGTCCTGGGCCGAAAAGTCGCCGATATTCTCGGGGTGGAGTTTTCTGAGATGGTTCGGAAGACCTTCGCCGATGGAGAGTGCTATCACGCCTTCCCCAGTTCAATTGCGGGCAAGAACCTCATTATAGTGGGTGCGACCCACAGTGAAGCCGCGTATCAGGAACTGCTTGACCTCATCCAGGGGGGCAGATACTGGAATGCGGCTTCCATTAATGTGGTCATTCCCTATCTGGGCTATTCCACCATGGAGCGGGCCAGACCATTTTCCTTTGAAATCCCCAAAGGCATTACCCGTGCCCGCCAGATCTTTCAGGCAAGACCTGACTTTGTCGCTTTTGTCGACCTCCACTCTGAGGCGGTTCTCCATGCACATGCAGGGGCGATTCGCACCCATCATATCTGGACCGACAGCCTGGTTGTTGAAAAGATCAGGCAATCCGATCTTACAGATTATGTACTTGTCTCACCTGATTACGGTTTTTCAAAGCGGGTCGCCAGATTGGCAAGCCTGCTCGATTGCCCACATACAGCCGCAGACAAAGATCGCTACGATACCGACAAAACCATAGTCAGCCAGGTATCGAGTGTTGTAAAAAACAGGACAGCCATCGTCTGCGATGATATGATTCGCACCGGTGGATCGATTGTACAGACAGCCTTAAGGTGTCTTGACGCCGGGGCGCGAGACGTTGTTGTCATGGCAACTCACCTGGTGCTTGCTGGCCAGGCAGAAGAGAAACTTGCAGCGAGCCCCATCCAGCGAATTATCGGTTCGGACAGTTACCCCGGCCGTACCAGCAACACCTTGCTGGATGTGTATTCAGTTGCCCCTTTGCTTGCAGATGTTATGCGAAAATATTTGCATTTAGATAACGATTTGAAGTAG
- the leuB gene encoding 3-isopropylmalate dehydrogenase: MKKIAVLPGDGIGPEVMAEAIKVLDAAQKKFSFELSYEFADVGGIAIDNHGQALPPSTLELCENSDAILFGSVGGPKWESLPPQEQPERAALLPLRKHFDLFCNLRPARVFKSLTAACPLRPDIVQDGFDILCMRELTSDIYFGQPKGREGEGADEKAYDTMLYTRAEIERIARMAFEAARVRSNKVTSVDKANVLTTMVLWREVVMEVHKEYQDVELNHIYVDNATMQLVRDPHQFDVLLCGNMFGDIISDEAAMLTGSMGLLASASLNADKFGLYEPAGGSAPDIAGQGIANPIAEILSAGMMLRYSFGLDEAADAIDAAVEATLEKGIYTGDIAVDKSKAVGTAAMGDAIVAAL; encoded by the coding sequence ATGAAAAAGATAGCGGTTCTGCCGGGTGACGGTATTGGCCCTGAGGTGATGGCTGAGGCGATCAAGGTTCTTGATGCTGCCCAGAAAAAGTTTTCTTTTGAGCTGTCCTACGAGTTTGCTGATGTTGGCGGTATAGCCATTGATAATCACGGGCAGGCGCTGCCTCCATCCACCCTGGAGCTTTGTGAAAACAGTGACGCAATCCTTTTTGGTTCTGTCGGTGGCCCCAAGTGGGAAAGCCTTCCACCGCAGGAGCAGCCGGAACGTGCCGCACTGCTGCCGCTGAGAAAACACTTCGATCTTTTCTGTAATCTGCGTCCGGCACGCGTCTTTAAGTCTCTTACTGCAGCCTGCCCCCTCCGGCCTGATATCGTACAGGATGGTTTTGATATCCTCTGTATGCGCGAGCTGACATCCGATATCTATTTCGGTCAGCCCAAGGGCCGTGAAGGTGAAGGAGCCGATGAGAAGGCGTATGACACCATGCTCTACACCCGTGCAGAGATCGAGCGTATTGCCCGTATGGCTTTTGAGGCCGCAAGGGTGCGCAGCAATAAAGTAACCTCCGTTGACAAAGCCAACGTACTGACTACCATGGTGCTCTGGCGCGAAGTGGTAATGGAAGTACACAAGGAATATCAGGATGTGGAGCTGAATCATATTTACGTGGACAATGCCACCATGCAGTTGGTGAGGGATCCGCATCAGTTTGACGTGCTGCTCTGTGGTAATATGTTCGGTGATATTATCTCCGATGAAGCAGCAATGTTGACTGGCTCTATGGGTCTTTTAGCTTCTGCTTCCCTTAACGCTGATAAATTCGGACTTTACGAGCCGGCCGGTGGTTCTGCCCCGGATATCGCTGGCCAGGGAATTGCCAATCCTATTGCCGAGATCCTCTCAGCGGGTATGATGTTGCGTTACAGCTTTGGTCTTGATGAGGCCGCAGACGCTATAGATGCCGCTGTAGAGGCGACCCTGGAAAAGGGTATTTACACCGGTGATATCGCGGTTGATAAGAGCAAAGCGGTTGGAACCGCAGCAATGGGAGACGCTATCGTCGCCGCACTGTAA